Proteins found in one Loxodonta africana isolate mLoxAfr1 chromosome 21, mLoxAfr1.hap2, whole genome shotgun sequence genomic segment:
- the HEATR3 gene encoding HEAT repeat-containing protein 3 isoform X2 codes for MGKSRTKRFKRPQFSPTGDCQAEAAADGTEGEEDDGPAAELLEKLQHPSAEVRECACAGLARLVQQRRLCPGLARRDAVRMLGPLLLDPSLAVRETAAGALRNLSACGGFEVCDDMVTKDVMTPLVALLKECSAGLNSNEMSPHEKKDENRNSVENIANEAVNVLWNICECDSRAVSVFNKEGCLEIVLKYLSRFSTNVDLAISVAYCLQTVTEDNPELLKSFSAAGLRVLESAMLSPVSSMEYLLLKTLVAGTVWNLKDLIPSKSQAEIISAVLKILAEVLEMDAGETVVQMKEAETQRLKTAAETEEILENANGDVLIEDDEMEEIPHKRKARRKTFISDLLPPTDKELRQTTALLSAQQTALEIIVNMCCSEDPSDDEWEELSSSDESDAFMETSLSECGGQLLSPLCLSHEIHTTLTNYLIPKKIVEKTAFPNSTAVDICSKNPAWKPLIRKMNTIQCRALICLQTLVSLLDVDHLGGAPALQTLAQHLSQLLFSRPDFAKHTDFAEAISSALRALLQTMASKNISQIRKEGRSKYSQEQLCVLDNVKMNLRRFITYQETIEKRLSS; via the exons ATGGGCAAGAGCCGGACGAAGCGCTTCAAGCGACCTCAGTTCTCCCCCACGGGCGACTGTCAGGCTGAGGCGGCGGCGGACGGCACGGAGGGAGAGGAGGACGACGGCCCGGCGGCGGAGCTGTTGGAGAAG CTCCAGCACCCGAGCGCCGAGGTCCGCGAGTGCGCCTGCGCGGGGCTGGCTCGGCTGGTGCAGCAGCGGCGGCTGTGCCCGGGGCTGGCTCGCCGGGACGCCGTGCGCATGCTCGGGCCGCTGCTGCTGGACCCCAGCCTGGCGGTGAGGGAGACAGCGGCCGGCGCGCTCCG AAATCTCAGTGCTTGTGGCGGTTTTGAGGTTTGTGATGACATGGTGACTAAGGATGTCATGACGCCCCTAGTGGCACTGCTAAAAGAG TGTAGTGCTGGATTGAATTCAAATGAGATGTCTCCACatgaaaaaaaagatgagaacagAAATTCTGTTGAGAACATAGCCAATGAGGCTGTGAATGTGCTGTGGAATATATG TGAATGCGATAGTAGAGCAGTATCTGTATTCAACAAAGAAGGCTGTTTGGAGATCGTGTTAAAGTACTTAAGCAGGTTTTCCACCAATGTTGACCTGGCTATTTCAGTAG CCTATTGTTTGCAGACCGTGACGGAAGATAATCCAGAGTTACTGAAATCCTTTAGTGCTGCAGGATTGCGTGTACTGGAATCAGCAATGTTGTCGCCTGTCAGTTCCATGGAGTACCTTCTATTAAAGACGTTAGTGGCAG GCACAGTTTGGAATCTAAAGGACCTTATTCCTTCAAAGAGTCAGGCAGAAATCATAAGTGCTGTACTAAAGATCCTAGCTGAAGTTTTGGAAATGGATGCTGGTGAAACGGTTGTTCAGATGAAGGAGGCTGAAACTCAAAGGTTGAAAACTGCTGCAGAGACTGAGGAAATATTAGAGAATGCTAATGGTGATGTTTTGATTGAAGATGATGAAATGGAAGAAATTCCtcataaaagaaaagcaagaaggAAGACTTTCATTTCAGATTTACTTCCA cCCACTGACAAGGAACTGAGACAGACCACAGCACTGCTGTCAGCCCAGCAGACTGCTCTGGAAATTATTGTCAACATGTGCTGCAGTGAAG ATCCTTCCGATGATGAGTGGGAAGAGCTGTCTAGCAGTGATGAAAGTGATGCGTTTATGGAGACTTCCCTCAGTGAGTGTGGTGGGCAGCTGCTGTCTCccctgtgtctctctcatgagaTTCACACCACGCTCACCAACTATCTCATCCCAAAGAAG attgttgAGAAAACTGCCTTTCCAAACAGCACTGCAGTTGACATATGTTCTAAGAACCCCGCTTGGAAACCTTTGATTAGAAA AATGAACACGATACAGTGCAGAGCCCTCATCTGTCTCCAGACTCTGGTGTCTCTCCTGGATGTGGACCACCTGGGAGGGGCTCCAGCCCTTCAGACGCTTGCTCAGCATCTGTCCCAGCTGCTTTTTTCTCGGCCAG ATTTTGCTAAACATACCGACTTTGCAGAAGCCATAAGTAGCGCCTTGAGGGCCCTTTTGCAAACAATGGCTTCCAAGAACATTTCTCAG